GTGCTCGGTCACAGCCACCACTGAGACGGGTTGTACACTGACGTTCAGTGGCTACTGAAGGTGACCTGCTGCTCGAGCGAACGGTGTTCCAATCTGGCTGGCCGAGGGCGAGTTATAGTAACAACTGAAACGGTTTACACACAGCTCGCAGGTGTGCAATGACTTTCAGTGGCTACTATATCAACCCCGGTCGCGGTGACGCTCGCCGACTCGCGTCAGCGCCCCTCCATCCCTTCGCGGAACTCGAGGATCGTCCGGCGGAGGAGGAGATACGTAAAGAAGATCAACGAGAGCAGGATCAGGACGATCGCGATGATAACGGGATCGTCGGGAATGAATCCTCGCATTGCAGACGGGTACACGATGGGTCGGCAAAACCGTTTCGACGCCGGGCTCGACGCGACGGCCGCCGGTTTGCGTTCACCGGCCTCGCCGCCTCGAGCGGCCGATGGCGACGCTCGAGGGGCGGCCGTCCACACGGGCGTCGGTCACACCTCCCTAGCTAAAACCAGTGTTTCACCTTGCGGTGACTATTTTTCACACAGGAACGTAGCTGCATGTGCGCCCCGGTCTTCGGCCCTCCACGACCCGTCGTGCGTCGAGGCTGGGGCCTGTCCCCACAACCGGTGGTCTCCCGTCGCGTCCCCCTGGCGGCTCCGGTTCGGGCTCCCCCTCCACGAACCGGACGACACCCGCTGACCAATCCGTGTTCGGGTCCCCCACCCGAACCGTCCCCATTGACCACTCGAACTGTCCCCACTGACTTCGCTGCCCGTCCTCCAGCGACTTTTTCACCGGTGTTCGTTCCCGTTCACGACAATCCGAGTTGCACCCCGGTTACCGTTCGTACTCGAACGGCTCGATGAGCGTTCCGTCCGGCTCGAGCAGCTGGCCGACGATGCCCTCGTCGGTCGGCTCGAGGATCGCAAAGCCCGGCCGGTTCCCCCGCGGCTGGGCGTGGCTGCCGGGGTTGAGAAGGAGGACGTCCCCGGCGTCGACGATCGTCGGCCGGTGGGTGTGTCCCGAGACGACGACGTCTGCGTCGTGTGCCCGGCCGAACATCGCCAGTCCCGTCTCGCCGCCGTCGCGCCGGTGTGTGACGGCGAACCGAATCCCGCGTTCGTCGACGACTCGTTCGGCCGGAAGCTGCTCGCGAACCGCCGGCTCGTCTGCGTTTCCGTGAACGGCGAGGAGCGTCGAACACTCCTCGCGGAACGCCTCGAGTGCCGCCTGGCTGGTGAAGTCGCCTGCGTGGATCACGACGTCCGCTTCCCGTGCCGCCGCGAGCGCCTCGTTCTCGAGTTCGTGTCCCTGCCTGCTGTGTGTATCAGAGAAAAGGGCAATCATGACCGTTGCTTTTCTTCCAGGGGTGACGAGACTTTCGACTGGAGAATCCTGACGCCGATCGCCGCTCGTCCTCGTCGGCGGTCGATCACTCGTCGGTCGACGACGCCGTCTGGTAGTGGATCGCGACCAGCGTCGTCCCCGCCGGCCGCTCGGTCGTCGTCGCCGTCACCGTCGCGTCCTCGAGGTCGACGTCCGAATTCAGCGACTCCCACCCCGCGTCGGTTTCGACGGCAACGGCCACCTCGG
This portion of the Natronobeatus ordinarius genome encodes:
- a CDS encoding metallophosphoesterase, which encodes MIALFSDTHSRQGHELENEALAAAREADVVIHAGDFTSQAALEAFREECSTLLAVHGNADEPAVREQLPAERVVDERGIRFAVTHRRDGGETGLAMFGRAHDADVVVSGHTHRPTIVDAGDVLLLNPGSHAQPRGNRPGFAILEPTDEGIVGQLLEPDGTLIEPFEYER